The sequence AATTCATTCCCAGTGTGGGAATAATATGTTCCCAACGTGGGAATAAATACGAAAAGTAATTAAATAGAAACAAAATAATGACTCAAGCAATTCAAAAGACCCTTCGCGACAGCGCTGGAATGCGCTGGACTGCGCTTTTACTGCTGGCACTGGCCATGTTCTGTGCCTACATCTTTATGGACATTCTCTCACCTATCAAGGACCTGATGCAGGAGACCCGTGGTTGGGACTCAACAGCATTCGGAACCATGCAGGGTTCAGAGGTATTCCTTAACGTGTTCGTGTTCTTCCTCATCTTCGCAGGTATCATCCTCGACAAGATGGGCGTTCGTTTCACCGCTGTGCTTTCGGCTGCTGTAATGGTGGTTGGTGCCTGCGTAAAATGGTATGCCGTAAGCGAGAGCTTCATGGGAACCGGACTCGAGACTTGGTTTAACAACCATCTTAATTATATCCCCGTATTCGACGAACTGGGTGTATCACCATTCTATGCTGGCATGCCTGCTTCGGCTAAGTTTGCTGCCTGCGGCTTCATGATCTTTGGTTGTGGCTGTGAGATGGCCGGTATCACCGTAAGTCGTGGTATTGTAAAATGGTTCAAGGGTCGTGAGATGGCTTTGGCTATGGGTTCAGAGATGGCACTCGCCCGTCTGGGTGTTGCCACCTGTATGATCTTCTCGCCTTTCTTTGCCCGTTTGGGTGGTGAGGTTTCAGTAAGCCGTTCAGTAGCCTTCGGTGTGGTACTGATGTGTATCGCTCTCATCATGACCATCGTATATTTCTTCATGGACCAGAAGCTGGATGCACAGACAGGTGAGGCTGAGGAGAAAGACGATCCATTTAAGATCAGCGACCTGGGTAAGATTCTTACCGATGCTGGTTTCTGGATTGTAGCTCTGCTTTGCGTGCTTTACTACTCAGCCATCTTCCCCTTCCAGAAGTATGCTGTAAACATGCTGCAGTGTAACCTGACTCTTACAGCCCCCGATGCTAACTCATTCTGGGCTCAGCCCGATGTTACCATCGTTCAGTACATCATCATGCTGATTGTGGCTGCTGCAGGTTTCGCCTCAAACTTCCAGAAGAAGGCCAACCTGAAGTACGGTCTGCTGGCTCTCTCAATCTTAGCACTCATTACCTACTGTTATATGGGCTTCATGCGTCAGTCAGCCGAGAGTATCTTTGCAGTATTCCCACTGCTGGCTGTACTCATCACACCTATCCTTGGTAGCTATCTCGACCACCACGGTAAGGCAGCCACCATGCTGGTACTGGGTTCAATCCTGCTGATTGCCTGTCACCTCACCTTCGCCTTCGTTCTGCCAATGTTCAAGGGCAATGCTGTTGGTGGTATCATCATCGCTTACACCACTATTCTGGTGCTGGGTGCTTCGTTCT is a genomic window of Xylanibacter ruminicola 23 containing:
- a CDS encoding MFS transporter, whose translation is MTQAIQKTLRDSAGMRWTALLLLALAMFCAYIFMDILSPIKDLMQETRGWDSTAFGTMQGSEVFLNVFVFFLIFAGIILDKMGVRFTAVLSAAVMVVGACVKWYAVSESFMGTGLETWFNNHLNYIPVFDELGVSPFYAGMPASAKFAACGFMIFGCGCEMAGITVSRGIVKWFKGREMALAMGSEMALARLGVATCMIFSPFFARLGGEVSVSRSVAFGVVLMCIALIMTIVYFFMDQKLDAQTGEAEEKDDPFKISDLGKILTDAGFWIVALLCVLYYSAIFPFQKYAVNMLQCNLTLTAPDANSFWAQPDVTIVQYIIMLIVAAAGFASNFQKKANLKYGLLALSILALITYCYMGFMRQSAESIFAVFPLLAVLITPILGSYLDHHGKAATMLVLGSILLIACHLTFAFVLPMFKGNAVGGIIIAYTTILVLGASFSLVPASLWPSVPKLVDAKVIGSAYALIFWIQNIGLWLFPLLIGKVLDQTNPGVTDPTQFDYTAPLVMLASLGVAALILGFVLKVVDKKKGIGLELPNITE